GTCTCTGACTGACGTCAACCtacattgacacaccccgatccggaggatccaggtgtgctggccgtcacgtgggcgtgacgtaaccataagcacgACACGGAAGCGGAAAAGCAACATAAATCAGCAGGATTTCAAACCAAATTCAAACATAACCACCTACGAACATAACCGGACGAGTTTACAAGtaaacacataagttcagagcataggttaactgcagtcaagtaggactaaaataagaatacatcaccctcaggtgagtcctacatgtccaaggtctgtcagaaagccggaaaagacctcgtgagccaaccaccgctaaactagaacctggaggggcgcaaaacaaaatgagtgggtcagtaaaacaaattagttttccaaaacagttcattaaaacaattatatcccctcgccgtaaaaacctgtatactttcccagaaatatatataaccatataataTCTCAAAACTTaaatcccaaatctttaacattttcaagaaaacatgccatgccataaatcaaaatataaatcaggtgaaataaggaatcaatcggagaccctgcagttggtcctatacgattaattcaatagctcaaaatcccactaagccggagtcaccacagtgacctgtacggccctactctgcacatcactcggaactacgtaaggtagtctatacgatgaaaggtgtaaaaatacgctctagtgcttctctcatcatatcatcagcgcgcataactaaggtcacccactagtcggaatcacgcctagtgatctatacgactagcatgtcggaaccctcacatggtctgtacaacatccacctacttggatccaaggcgagcgtgcggtgtggtgaataaaataagcactaacacctagggtgcatgTATGAGCTTAAACATCTTATCAACaatcaattcaatgaataaatgaactcacctgacttacctgtgcctccacagcaccatgcaacatgtatgcatcatacgTCAATCATATATCTCATGTGAAATTCATGTTtatcaaataattctatgcatgacattttaaaacataactTCGTATAAATTCAATTTTCTGGGAAGAATTACTAGTAtaaaggtaatacgaaaacaaaactgcccactcactggtaagtcgacgggtcgtaacccccgtggcgtccctggatgcggtcgtcctcgggatacgtctcacctatatgcgaaacaactaaaatgacattatttaaagcacatcaCCAACGTTTCGCAATAatttctcatacgatgctcaattttgaCAAATGAATACACCAACgcgatctacacaacctcacgagcgtcgcaaaatttttaaaataattttttgaaacctcacgcgcccccacgcgccaaaaCAGGCACGGGtctacgcgccccccacgcgcagCCACGTGCGAGTCATGCGGACGGCGTCAGTtgacgccgtcaggaatattctggaatattccgtcagatcTAACTGTTACCGttactgccgttaggaatattccgtcaaaactaacggaatattccttcttcttctccgaccTACCCTCGCCGGACTCCGGTCACCGGGAAACTGGAAAATTTTCTAACTAGCTATTCTCACTCATTTTTCGTCCATTTTTCTCGTACTTTACACCAATTTAAAGCCCTAGATGagtactatcacgttggactaaatttaaacaccaaaaagcACGGGATCATACCTTCCAAAAATCCAAGAAAATCGGCCAAACTCGAACTAggcgatcccgacgtccaattcttccaaacgaagcactccgagcttcgttAGGACCTCACcaagcttcctacaagcttcaaattcccaaaaacgtaagaatttacgtgtgcatgaacagtgcaccacCACGGGGACTTTGAaagctagggttttcgaaggaaACATTACCTAAAAGTGGTGTCAGTGTATTCGTGGAGTCTTCAGGAGTCCATTGGTGTCCTCAAACTCGTCGATCCACTAAGTTTGGAAGGGTTTTGGGATCTGTCCGTACAGtttggagaggaagagagagactgagagggagagagcgtgagggaagagagagagagaagaaacacggggaaagagaaggagagagatctTTTGTGGTCCACACCAATCCACCCATACTTTTCATCCTAACCATACATTAAAAATTCATCTCAAAATATTTTCTAATACCCTTGCATAATATTTGAACCAATAAGGTCTCACACACACGTACCTTAGTAACGTCAAGAGCAATCTCGTCATTTCATATTCCCGTCAAAAGCACtgctgggacgggctgtgacatacaTAATTCTGCATTAGTTGtcatttatttctttgttattcTTCCAATTATACCCTTTTTTGAATGTTTGTAATgaagactttttttttgttaacaatCATAGGACGTCATTTATTATAGCTTATTTTTAGGATGTATATGATATtttgtagtatttttttttattctcattcaaatttcaaactgaTTTTAGTTCATATTTGAGAAATTAGTAATTCATTTTCCAAAATTAAGAGGGCTATGTATATAGTATATTGTAATGACATCACCTTTTTTATCATGGGACCTAAGGTACGAATATTTAGGCGCATTCGACTAGATACTATGATTTAGGTGCATTCATGTAGGTTCTATGATTTAGGTGCATTCATGTAGGTACTATGATTTAGATGCATTTAAATAGATACTATGATTACATATTTAGATGCATTCGACTAGATAGATATTGTGATTTAGGTGCATTGTGGTAGGTATCATGATTTAGATGCATTTGACTTGGTACTATGATTTATGTGCATTCGATTTtcactaatatttttttagaCGTCTAGATGAGGTATGTTTATTGTTTGAGAAAGTCAAACaataatcaatgcaaaaaaatGTGGAGCAAAGTAAAACCAAATATTTAATATGGGCATTATGGGAACAAAAAAAAacgcattaaatatttaaaaactagaaaatatgaattttaatatttatgatGACATGGAAATTTAGTCAAATGactataatgaatatataatttaacataaggttttaattgaatttcaatttttatcaaggattaaaatggagaaaccccttaatttaattaaattaattttttttaatgaaggtGTCGAAactattatattaatttaaggGAGATGAGAGTTTCGAATTCTAGATGACAGACAGAAACCCAACACTCTACCTACTAGGATATTGAACCACATGCAAATATTATATGCTTCTTGCTATATGAAGAGTGGccttacaaaaataaatttttgtcAGACATTTTATGAAACACTGTCTCTCATCTTAAAAGAACTCAAATATTTGTGTCAAATTATATATCTTAAATCCCAGATTATTGAAGTCGACTATAATAACTCTGCTCCACCATTAGATTAAACCGTAGAGTAATCCTATAAAGAAAAACTCGATAGGAATTTAATCAAACACTTTGATCCTCACCTTAAAAAGAACTCAAATATTGAAACGAAATTATATATGTCATTAACCCGAGATTATTGAAAAGAAATGCAGAGCAAGCCGTATTATATTGGTCTTAATGGATACAAATTCAGGTACATGCCAACAAATATTACACTTGCTAAATGTATGtcaaaaatgaaacaaaattgAACATGCATTTTCACCAATCGCTTCCACACTCTTAAAAAAATGCGTATGCTGATGACAAGCATAGCGACAATAGCAATCCCAAGAACGATGATGGTGATACTTTGGTTGTTATGTTACTCGTACCATTTCCTGTATTATTTCCTGCAAAAATCACAATGTTTTTAGTCAAAGAAGTAATAAGCAGATATCAAGAGCACAATATTGtcctatttttccttttttatgaaCTTTCAATATagtttaggaaaactaatgaaaagggtttgaaagctttgagttttaatgataaagacaaaataaagggtaaagtgaatagtatcaggattaactttttaatgtaaaaatgtggtttttcattaaagtgaacagtaccgggagcttttcgttgaAGTTCCCATATAGTTTTGAGATTTCCTAAACTTTCAATTTGAATCAATTTGAATAATAAATCTTATAAGTCAGCGAATTTACTGCATATGTGTAAGTTTCAGttcatttttatgttttctcATATCTCGAtctcaagaatttgaagtattTACTATTACTATTTTTTGTAAATTCTGATGGAATTAAGAGACAATTATGACAAAATTGACAGTTAGGAGATATAATGGCACGAATTCGGTTTAGAGTTCCTCTAAACttctaatttaaaattttccgaGGGCAAAGTGTAACAAAGTTCAAAGTTCAGGTTCATTTCTAAAGTTTTccctgaaaattaaattaattgcaAGACATATAAATGATATACCTTGTTTGCCTGGAAGATTTACTAGGGAATCAGATGCTGCGTCATAGAAAAGATTGCTCTCAAACCTCAAATTACAGCTGGGTCTAAGGACTCtccctccttcctttccttcacAACATTGTGGGATATCCGAGATGGCCTCATCAAGGCACTCACTGCAATTTTGTCGGTCCAAATCAGGGGTACACTGGACTATTGCGTATATGGTTTGATTTGTTGCAGGGACAAGTGCATGTCCAGCTGCAAATTTTTTCATGGAGTCTCCTGCTGCAGCTGTCCCACTTAAATTCACCACCAAGGGGTTGAGCACCTGCTTGAACTGCTCAGCGTTTGGTGCGTTAGTCGGGCCGGGCACAAACTTAACCGGATCATCTTCCGCAACACCGAAAATTGAGACGTTCGAGTAGTGTACCGTGCAGCGCTGTGCCCATATGGTCGCTTGCTTTTGATTGGTGCAGTTCTGCCGGAGAATGGAAATGGACTCATTGAAACATGTGTGACAGTCGTTTAGGGGAACGTCTCCCCTGCATAGTGCCATTGCATTGACTTTTTCGGGGCCTTGTCCGAGAGAAGAGTTGTAAAACCCAGAGTTGATTTCGGTTTTGTTggaagagaaagaggagaggacAGTGTGGAGGTTTCGTTCGTAGTTGCTGCCATTGTTGAAGGTTTCATTAGTACCGGAACAGCTCCAGCAGTAGTCGGCCGTCGTAGTGCATACGCCGTTATCAACGTCATCGGCTATGGCGGGAGCATGAAGGCCCAAGATAATAGGAAGAATGAAGAAAAGCAATGGTCTTGAGTAACCCATTTTTCTGTATGAGAACTCTCTGTGAATATTATTGGTCATTACATATAGCTGTAAATAAATAGACAATTGCTTTAATGAGAATTTTTGTATTCGGACTGTATCTACGTGGTATCACTAATTTACGCAACTACACTTATATCTATTTATTAATACTACAATTTGGATACATATGACATATCAACTATCACGTACACATATCATTATTTATTTACTCTTTTTTTAGAGCTTTGTTGAAAATTCGAGTCCGCAAACAAGTCACACGCCAGTGGGGTTTgtgttcttccttcttcttggtCTAATGTGGCTACTTGGAGAAGACCTTGACTCCATCTGTGGTCCCTAATCTAGTTGGTTGCTTGACAATTTTGCAATTGGTTTTGTCCCCTTCATTCTATGGCACTAACTTTTCTAAGAGAAGACTTAGACTTACGAGTCTTTAGCATCTCCCATAACCCCTCCAATACGAAGAGAAATTCTGTGACGTGGCTATTCCGGTTAAGTTAggctatctccaaccgaaaAGGGATTAAAGAGAAATCTATTATGTATAGTATAAATAGtgcatgtttattatatatcaCATAACATCTAAAAATATTGACTATAAACATATAATATCTagttttgaaagaaattattttttaatgaatagtatcagaccatatttatatatcatctccaaccaaggaGGTCAAAGGACCATAGGTCAAAACATAGTCCGTTTGATAAAAaactcatctccaaccgagacgGCTATTTTTTAGCCCATGTCCAAATTATAGCCttgaaataaattattttttaatgaacaatactaGACCATATTTATATACTATCTCCAACTAAGAGGACTAAAAGGTAATAGGCCAAAACATAGTCTATTTGTTCCTGCTTGTCTTTTTCctcaaattttcaattattacatctccatattcatattcatatttAGTCTTTACGTCTCTTGGAAAAGGTTTTGACTTTTGGGGGTCTTGATTGAATCTTCTTCTCCCGGTTTGGTGTCATAAATTCAAGGATGAAAAGTATTGGTTACTATGGAAATATCATTCTATGGAAATATCAATAATTCAATGTCCCAATATTTCAATATTGATATTGAAATCACCGAACATCGAGGAAAATGATGTAAATTTGGTTCAAAACTAACAAATGATGGTCTAGCCACAACTTGTTACATACGTAGGATAAAGATTATGATTAATTACTTCTTAATTATTTGTTATCAGGGCTTAAGATTGCTCTCCAGTTTGTAGTaatcttctttcttttgtgTCTATGAAATAAGAAAAAGAGTTTTGCAATCAGTTTCTCTTCTCGTCCTTTAATCAGCCTAAAAATTCTCATTCTAAAACTTAAATAACATGACTTTTCTTTGAGTGATGCTTATCTGGAAATGAATTCATCGAGTAACTTGGTTGCAGCTCGAAAGCAGAGATCAATTAGTTAATAGAAAGATAACTCCCCCATGGAGATAAACAGTTACAACTCTAAAGCAACATGAAACAAGAATACAAAATGATGACTTGtgctacaaaataaataaaaagtatgTTAACATATGGTTCCTAACTAGCGAGCATAGGGCTCAGTGATATTTGAAGGCTCATTTTTTGACACATAGACCGAAGGGGTACTGGATTCGGATTCTTCAGACTCTGCCAATATCAATCCACTGTCGTTTTGCGCATGAAATGCAGGTTTTGAGGGTACTGCAAGCGTGACAGAATGGCTATTAAGCATGGATACAACTGAAGCTGATGTCGGTCTGCTGACAACATTTTCTTGTACACAAAGTAAACCAATGTGGATGCATCTCGTCGTTTCGATTCTTGAACTCGTTGTCAACATGGGATCTATGACATTTGAAATTGTAGACTCACTCCAATTTCTCCAGGCCTAAAAGTAAAAAGTACATAAATATacacaataaataaattttacCACTTTGCCTTGTAGTGGGAAAAAGAGGGAATCCACTAACTTGATTGTACTATTACTCACATAGCTTACAAGGCTCTCTTCATTCTCGCCGTATCGAAAGCGACCAATCTTTTGACCACTTACAATTTCAAGAATCAGGACGCCGAAACTGAAGACATCCGTTTTTACAGATAAATTCCCATGATGTACATACTCAGGAGCCATATATCCACTGCATGATTATATtccaatttaaaattttaagtttttcttcttctgaatTCTAGTGTAAACAAAGCAGAAAACTAATGTGTAAAAGTTAGCTTGCCATGTTAATACAATACTTACTAGGTTCCCACAATTGCTTTTGTATTTCCTTGAGTTTGATCAACAGCAAACAATCTTGCCATACCAAAATCAGCAATTTTTGGGTTCATATCTTCATCTAACAAAATGTTGCTCGCTTTGAGATCACGATGAATAATTCGAACACGAGAATCTTCGTGAAGGTAAAGAATCCCTCGAGCAATGCCTCCTATGATCTTGTACCGTGTTTCCCAATCCAAATGCATATGATTGTTGGGGCCTAAATATTATTTCATTAGAATGATACATGTGTGTGCGCGCGTCATATTATCTATAAGACGTTACTATGAATTATACCGAATttgaagtgaagaaatatacCAAAAATGAAGTGATCAAGACTTTTGTTTGCCACGTATTCGTAAATGAGGAGTCTTTCTTCTGCTTTTAAGCAAAATCCTAGGAGCCTTACTAAATTTCGGTGTTGAAGCTGTGCAAGTAGTATGACCTCATTCGAAAATTCACGATCGCCTTGTTCAGAATTCTTAGCGAGCCTTTTTACGGCTATAAGTTGCCCATTCAGTAGCCTTCCCTGAATGTGTAAAGGAGAAAAATAAGGAAACAATTCATAGGTAATCTTCTTTCTTgtgaaaatttatttattttggtttacCTTGTAAACAGCTCCAAATCCACCTCTTCCAAGCTCATTTGCATCAGAGAAGTCATCCGTTGCAGATCTTATAGTGTCATAGTCATATTTCAACGATTCCACTAAACTGATTTCATCTGAGTTATCCTGATCTGGAAAAGGAAACTAAATTAGCAAAAGTTCCAACAGCAGATGAAATAGTGTGAGAAAAGTGTTGCACTTACCTTCAACTTCAAGTTTTACCCCTCGTTTCTTCACTCTCAAGTAAACGCATATGCTGCTGAGGATGGTCACAAAAGCGACCAAAACCACGACCACCACGATGATGATAATTACTTTTGTGTTACTCTTCTTTGCAGCTGAAAATCACAAGGGTGCGATTATGAAGAATCACACCGTATAATTGCACGGTGATCAAATATTTATTACGTTTTAAGCTGAAATATTACCAAGGCTAGTAATTTTAGAACCTCTATTTTTAACCTCTTGCACTCCTCATGTGAGTgcagaaaaaaattataattactcAGTCTGGAGAGCATAGTGCTAAAAAGCaggaaatgaaaaaaattgtatCGTACCTCCTTTGGGTGCTGGTGCTGCTGGACCCGGAGATGAAATATTTACTGGCAAATCGGATGTGGACTCATAGAAAAGACTAACCTCATACCTTAGGTTACAGCTGGGTTTAAGAACTCTTCCTCCTTGCTTTCCACCACAACATCCGGGAATATCTGAGACTGCTTCTGTAAGGCAATGGTTGCAGTTTAGTTGCTTTATATCTGGAGTGCACTGGACAAGTGCATATATAGTTTCACCTCCCGGGACAGTTGCATGACCTGCTGCAAATTTTTTAGTAGAGTCCCCTGATGCAGCTTTTTCAACTAACGTACTCAACAAGGGGTTAAGCACCAGGTTAAACTGTGCAGAATCCTTAGCAGGATTTGGGCTAGGCACAAATTTTATAGGGTCCTCTTTCTCAATTCCGAATATCAAGTTGTTCGAGTATCGAACCATACAATGCTCTGTCCACATGATTGCTTCCTTTGGATGAGTAGAACAATTTTGCAAGAGAGCATTTATAGAATCATTGAGATGCGTATGGCAAGCGTCCTGAGAGAGGTCTCCTCTGCACAATGCAATGGCGTTCACTTTGTTGGGGTCTTGTCCCTCGGAAAAATTGTAGAACCCAGAACTGATTTCGGTGTTTGTGGTGAAGGAGGAGAGGAGGCTGTTGAGGTTATCTTGGTACATGTCGCCGGGCGTGTAGGTGCCGGTATCGGAACATTTCCAGCAGTAGTAAGGATTATTTGTGCAGATACCGTCGTTTTGGGAAGTGGTGGGAGGAACAAGGTTGAAAAGAATTGGAAAGATGAAGATAAGCAATGATCTTGAGGATCCCATTTCTCTCTTGCCCGTGTCAGAAAGTTTCAACTTGTCTTCAATTATTGATTTTCATAGAGTAGATGAGGTGGAAGAAGCtaagaaaaatcaaattaaacaaaagACCTTGGTTCCTTGACTCAAATGTCACTATCGACCCAGCTGGTTTCTTGACCCTTAATTAGAATTCCaggttttgtttctttgatcaATAATGGCAGATAGTATTTGGTTTGACTCTCATTACAACAATAACGAGTTGTATCTTGCTAAATATGGTCGGctatatttatataattttaaaacGTCATTACGCTCGATTTTGCATTAAGTCTTCTGCTAGC
This genomic interval from Malus domestica chromosome 05, GDT2T_hap1 contains the following:
- the LOC103410699 gene encoding cysteine-rich repeat secretory protein 38-like, with the protein product MTNNIHREFSYRKMGYSRPLLFFILPIILGLHAPAIADDVDNGVCTTTADYCWSCSGTNETFNNGSNYERNLHTVLSSFSSNKTEINSGFYNSSLGQGPEKVNAMALCRGDVPLNDCHTCFNESISILRQNCTNQKQATIWAQRCTVHYSNVSIFGVAEDDPVKFVPGPTNAPNAEQFKQVLNPLVVNLSGTAAAGDSMKKFAAGHALVPATNQTIYAIVQCTPDLDRQNCSECLDEAISDIPQCCEGKEGGRVLRPSCNLRFESNLFYDAASDSLVNLPGKQGNNTGNGTSNITTKVSPSSFLGLLLSLCLSSAYAFF
- the LOC103441024 gene encoding cysteine-rich receptor-like protein kinase 29, whose product is MGSSRSLLIFIFPILFNLVPPTTSQNDGICTNNPYYCWKCSDTGTYTPGDMYQDNLNSLLSSFTTNTEISSGFYNFSEGQDPNKVNAIALCRGDLSQDACHTHLNDSINALLQNCSTHPKEAIMWTEHCMVRYSNNLIFGIEKEDPIKFVPSPNPAKDSAQFNLVLNPLLSTLVEKAASGDSTKKFAAGHATVPGGETIYALVQCTPDIKQLNCNHCLTEAVSDIPGCCGGKQGGRVLKPSCNLRYEVSLFYESTSDLPVNISSPGPAAPAPKGAAKKSNTKVIIIIVVVVVLVAFVTILSSICVYLRVKKRGVKLEVEDQDNSDEISLVESLKYDYDTIRSATDDFSDANELGRGGFGAVYKGRLLNGQLIAVKRLAKNSEQGDREFSNEVILLAQLQHRNLVRLLGFCLKAEERLLIYEYVANKSLDHFIFGPNNHMHLDWETRYKIIGGIARGILYLHEDSRVRIIHRDLKASNILLDEDMNPKIADFGMARLFAVDQTQGNTKAIVGTYGYMAPEYVHHGNLSVKTDVFSFGVLILEIVSGQKIGRFRYGENEESLVSYAWRNWSESTISNVIDPMLTTSSRIETTRCIHIGLLCVQENVVSRPTSASVVSMLNSHSVTLAVPSKPAFHAQNDSGLILAESEESESSTPSVYVSKNEPSNITEPYAR